The following are encoded together in the Vigna unguiculata cultivar IT97K-499-35 chromosome 2, ASM411807v1, whole genome shotgun sequence genome:
- the LOC114174463 gene encoding uncharacterized protein LOC114174463 — MTAWSSWGAIPPKDKEHFWQRFKVQWKPEREAEIHKNFHSKASHRLFEMFREARNAGQRPYWLGDDVWNNLFAHWNSPTYCNKCVTAQRNRGSEKGGSLHTTGSITTHEHAIRMAKELGRAAHIDEVFQQTHMCKGTDQFVDERSRRTYVRSEQGSCAGGSQDIIDDLAADDTIRTKCWVEVVGGGSSGIKPQSTASTSSAEEVTFLKQRLQENDEKLKATDQQLQENDQAYVELKGQFQSLQNILLTLLPPDQEVLRQAVSNLAQSQQLLTTYNNPTKH, encoded by the exons ATGACAGCTTGGTCGTCATGGGGAGCAATACCTCCAAAAGACAAAGAACATTTCTGGCAACGTTTTAAG GTGCAGTGGAAACCTGAGCGTGAAGcagaaattcataaaaattttcaCAGTAAAGCATCTCATAGACTATTTGAGATGTTTAGAGAGGCTAGAAATGCAGGCCAACGACCTTACTGGCTTGGGGATGATGTTTGGAATAATTTGTTTGCACATTGGAATTCTCCTACGTACTGCAATAAGTGTGTGACAGCCCAAAGGAACCGAGGTTCCGAAAAGGGTGGAAGCCTACACACTACGGGTTCCATTACCACCCATGAGCATGCCATTCGTATG GCAAAGGAGCTAGGACGAGCTGCTCATATTGATGAGGTGTTTCAACAAACTCATATGTGCAAAGGAACTGACCAGTTTGTTGATGAAAGATCTCGGAGGACATAT GTCAGATCCGAACAAGGGTCATGTGCTGGTGGATCACAAGATATCATTGATGATCTTGCTGCAGATGATACGATTAGGACAAAGTGTTGGGTTGAGGTTGTCGGGG GTGGAAGCAGTGGCATAAAGCCCCAATCTACTGCATCCACTTCCAGTGCTGAAGAAGTTACCTTCCTCAAACAACGACtacaagaaaatgatgaaaaactaaaagcaaCTGATCAACAATTGCAAGAAAATGATCAGGCTTATGTAGAATTAAAAGGTCAATTTCAATCGTTACAAAACATACTCCTCACACTTCTGCCTCCGGACCAAGAAGTCCTTCGACAGGCTGTATCCAACCTAGCACAGTCTCAACAACTCCTCACAACCTACAACAATCCAACCAAGCACTGA
- the LOC114174464 gene encoding mucin-2-like, whose translation MAAAGHHSRPFMDLTGHHCISITITAPAGWHTSLHCYELQPCRKTHQTIPAPIRQSPTTATPTTTPHPPLAHQICTTSCDHHELHAPPLHPLPEMRASLHYLPENTAPAPFPRATVTITDLQPKHLLCCNAVHATMSLHRSSSERAAITSIAPIETLSRQPPSTLPHLFVRATAATATRHLHRDHLLRSASTPLQQRASATATIASTHEPPLQQRASVPVTIIRAPPVALQQAPPPSFLQTSAFLSFSPTTIHVPPTPPPLVVPTPPPLVVPTPPPPLVPTPPPPVVPTPPPIFHLQQPSPLLSAALHNIVIPSPSSVPSPNIIGTSDTTDVVDVDPPLHERTMIETFNRGFLPSRVASQAITRSIKQ comes from the exons atggcagccgccggcCACCATTCACGGCCATTCATGGATCTCACCGGCCACCACTGCATCTCCATCACCATCACGGCGCCTGCAGGTTGGCACACGAGCCTCCACTGCTACGAGCTTCAACCTTGCCGGAAAACGCATCAGACCATCCCTGCACCTATTCGTCAATCGCCGACCACTGCAACACCCACAACTACGCCGCATCCACCATTAGCGCACCAGATCTGCACCACTTCGTGCGACCACCACGAGCTTCACGCACCACCACTGCATCCACTGCCGGAAATGCGAGCAAGCCTCCACTACTTGCCGGAAAACACAGCACCTGCACCATTCCCTCGCGCCACCGTGACCATCACAGATCTGCAACCAAAACATCTCCTTTGTTGCAACGCCGTCCACGCCACTATGAGCCTCCACCGCAGTAGCAGCGAAAGAGCAGCCATAACCTCCATTGCACCTATAGAAACCTTA TCACGACAGCCACCATCAACACTACCGCACCTCTTCGTTCGCGCAACAGCAGCCACCGCGACGCGCCACCTCCATCGCGACCATCTTCTCCGCAGTGCCTCCACACCACTGCAGCAGCGCGCCTCCGCAACTGCAACCATTGCGTCCACACACGAACCACCACTACAGCAGCGCGCCTCCGTACCTGTAACCATCATTCGTGCACCTCCTGTAGCTCTACAACAAGCACCACCTCCATCTTTTCTCCAGACCAGCGCATTCCTCTCCTTCTCGCCGACCACCATTCACGTTCCGCCCACACCACCCCCTCTTGTGGTACCCACACCACCCCCTCTTGTGGTACCTACACCACCCCCTCCTCTAGTACCCACACCACCCCCTCCTGTGGTACCCACACCACCACCTATCTTTCATCTACAACAACCTTCTCCCTTATTGTCTGCAGCTTTGCACAATATTGTTATACCTTCCCCATCATCAGTCCCTTCTCCTAATATTATTGGCACCTCAGATACTActgatgttgttgatgttgaCCCTCCTCTTCATGAGCGAACCATGATTGAAACGTTTAATCGAGG GTTTCTTCCTTCTAGAGTTGCTTCCCAAGCCATCACACGGTCCATTAAGCAATAA